The nucleotide window ttttatttataccACTCCTAAGTCTattatgaagagaaaaaaaaactatagatttaTTGTAGGGttcctaaactaaatagaaaaaaataaaattaacaatcataatatttaatttttctaaattaaatagaaataaaataactaggaaaacaaataattttattttcataataagtTCTCATACATTACTTAACTCATATGAGCAAATCGTTCGTAacctttaaaattaacaaaaagctAAAGCTGATAGTGATATTATTATGCTTCAAGACATAGTTTACTATTTATTTCAATAGTGTAATTACTATATTACCTCTTGATCATTTTCTCTTTTACTTTTGCTTCGGGTGTAGGATGGTCTTTTCCTCATGACGTGTATGTCTTTTGGGAATTGAGTAAAGTAATTTTGATAATTGCATTTTTTAATGCATAGTACAATAGCGAATGTAACCCTagaatataataattcaatattttctgTAGAATagagtttttgtattttcatgttTAGTCGAACAGTGGAATGACGACATTACTCATGCCATTCCAATTTTTTAGCCCTGCATTCAAgggttttttagtaattttcttATGGCCTATTTGTGATTGTTAATTGATCTTGGGGGTATTTTTGATTttgtgcaattaaaaaaaacaaaaaagttgcTGGTGTGTGCAAAATACTCGCTAGCGTGTTAGCTGCTCCACCGACTTTAGGCGGCACATATAGTTGACTCTGGTGGTTTTACTAGAACTTCTAATGCATTATTGAACTTCTCTCGGTGTCCTCTTCCTCCTTAGATTACGTGTGTATGGTGGTTCGATGCAGTTTGGCTAAAAAtggctttttttccttttttttttcttttgttttttcttagatttgtgTGTAGGCCATGCAGAAAAACAAACCAGcccttcaattgttttttttattttgatttcgtCCCTCTTCTCTTATTTGCAATTTTTGTATTTACATTGGTTAtttctaattggattttaatttcatttgagtTTTATGTCAGatttagttataatttttttaattgctatttttttttgttttgcatggtttttttattgatttttttcaatttcatcccttaatgtcaaatttagatttgattttttgttttcaaatttcatttttctttggttttttcttgtcAGATTTTAAGCCCATTTTGTTTTgctactcctttttttttgcaagtttttttattagtaatttttttaatgttttcatctttcaaaattaaattggatgacATCTATGCTTTTTAATTGAACTCGGATCTATTATCTAACAAGttgcatgtttttttagattaaatgagGTTTAAGAGGTTCGCCTAagattgcttttgttttttatcttttttttaagctcatgtttttttttaaagtttgatttcttttattttggtttttcttcGGTTAGATTAGCattgagttgtttgataattCAGATAGGTTTGAGTGTggttttttctatcttttttctcattgcttttttggttaattgatttattgttatcatgttttttttcatattatttaaaatgtcattttaaCCAATAACTCtggacttgaattttttatacatcttattttttttacataaaaaaattattgttcgaTCTATAATGGATCGCTAGCAACATGATTAGTATTTAGAGATGTATGCAAACCTAATATGATAATTcatttttagtatatgttgGTAATGAGGTGGGAGTATTCTTAAAAAAGGTAGTTTTTAAATGAAACTACACTAATTGATgtattttatagatatttttttaatgattttgatataaaaatattttttaaaatattaatattaaatgaataaaGCCTAAATAATCTTTGGCCAGTTTAGATTTAGACCCTTGATTTGTAATTTCTAGTTTGACCAATTGACCTTCCTTGAACTTTTCTTTAAATGAatccttttgttatttttttgggatGGTTGTAAGATAACAGATTTGGACACTTGAAAGTCACACgacttaaataattaaaaaatcacataaaaataagtgaaatcaaatataaacacgatttaaaatttttatagaaaattaagaaaaaaaatttaatatgacatataaaaaaattggaacAACATCTATTAAAAACCATGTTATTTAATGTGATGATAATTTTTCtggaataataagaaaataattttttataaatactatgaaaattaatcatgtttttttatttttgaaatcaatgtttttttggatttatttgatcatttttttttttaatctgaaaaTAACAAGGAGTCACATTACTTTCTTCCTATGTCATGTATGCGTGTTAAAAAGTTTCTATCCTAGATGGTATACATACAATAAAAATCAACAGAAGGacctaattcaaaaaataaaacagttcAGGAATGattaaactcaatattgaaagtTAAGGGACtaattttaaatctttcaaaagatcaagGATGATAGAATTATTAGGCTTATACAATACAACAgctttgactcaattttcatAAAACTCCTAGTTAAGGCATAGaaagccaaaagaaaagaacatctGTGAGTGTTTGATCCTGGAAATAGCAAAAAAGAGTACAAAACATAACTCAAAAGTATTACTTCCAATCCCGGTGCCTCAACAACCATCTTTATGGTGTTTGCTGTTGGTAGCTATtgtaataaaaatgatttattgatactctttttttcccctctctttCCATCACTACAAACTCATACTCTTAGATAAGAGCATAACCTTTTACTTTGCCTAAAGGCAGGTTATCATTAGCCAGCCTGCGACTGACGCTATAACTGATGGGTTTGAATGGTTTATGGACTTAGAGATGGGCTCTTGGTTGTTTGCATAGCAACATAGTATTCAAAAATGCTTTCTTTAAGGTTGGTTTCTGTGTTTAATCTTCTGGTTTTATGCTAACTTGCTCTTTTATTGctttaattatctttttcttcaaatgGGTTCTCATATCTATCAATCTTTATGTGGGAGTTCTGGCTATGTTATTGTTTTTGTgcctttacttgttttttttttattattattctggGTGTgcgtctttttctttttttcgtcCATAATCTTTGCTAGAATAACTGTTTCGCTCTTTCGGAAATGTTTCTTAGGAATTTTTGGAGAAGGCATAGGAGTAAAATTCTTATTACAGCAGGTGTTTTAGGAAGTGGGTATTTTCTATATAGACTATACAATGCTCACGAACAGAGGCTCGCTGATATGGAAAGAGAACTTGCTCGCCAACGGGCAAATGATGAACTCATCAAGGCCCAGTTAAGAGAAATTGAATACGGTGTTCTCCCCCACCCCCCCTCTTATTAGTGTTCTGTTGATCCTTATGCTTTACCTTATGACTTGTATTGATAGATTGCAAGCCCATTTCGAGAATGTGCAATTAATAGCTGATACAACATTGCCTCATGCAATGCAATATTTAAGAAGTAGGATAGCGGAAGAGTTGGACCTTTCTCAGCTCACTGAAAGGCTACAGAAAGGGAAGGGTAAGCCATACACGCTTACCTCTTCAGAGAAACTTGAACTGTGGGACAGACTCAAAATCCTAAGTACGCCGCTACTTATTCTCTCTGCCTGTTCACGTTGCATATGATATATAACgtcttagtttttcttttttcttttactgcATTTCTATAAGTTACATTTTAGTGTATGTTTTTCACGGGTGTGGTTCCTCCAGGTTTCACACAAATGGTGGTGTCGCTGTGGGCTGTGACAATACTTAGCTTATATATCAAAGTTCAAGTAAATATTCTAGGAAGACATTTGTATATTGATACTGCACGTGGCCTTGGAAGCTCACTTTTACTTGTAAGATCCATTCTGTCTCTGTTCCCATGTTTAAGATTCATGCTCATACACAACCATCATTTGTCCGAACTTTTAATGTTTCTTCAAGCAACTTTTGTTAAACTTCATTTGCATGTCAGTCGTGCTATCAGATAGCTGTTCTCTGGTTAGTTAGTCCAATGCATTTGACTTTTGTGCTGAAAATCGCTGAGATTCCCTCTAATTGTTATTTGGTTACAGATTGCTATTAGCATGTCAATTAAGCAAATATGTTCTGAGCTGATTAATCATAGGGGTTTCTTCAAAGAGCAATTTAGTCCGAGAATGAAGTTTACATTCTGTAACCAACCAAAATACTGTTCCGTTCCTTAAtgttcatctttattatttgtgttgttaAGCTGCATTGACTTAGTTGGACTGTGAAAAGGTTTGTACTCTCAGATCATGAACTAATCCAAAAAGCAGAATTGGGGATCTGTAGATCCGTATTTAGATGTCAGTTGTCACCACAGTTGAATTATTGAATGCTTGTTGTGTTGAGCGTGGAGACAAATCACCCACAAACCAGCTGGTTAGGCACCTAAAGTAAGCTGGATAATGTGCTGAAAACAGGCTGGAATAATGGCTGGTTTGTCTGCCATTGTTGCAGGAGCAGTGGCTGAAAATGGGGATGTCCTCCCCCCCACCCACATTTTCATCTATAAATAGATGCATGGGCAAGCAGAGAAATAAGTAGCAAGACATGTAGTAGAAGGAGATGCCTTAGTGGGTAGCAGCAGCTGCAGCTGCAGTTGTGCAgcagagagatagagagaactGGGAGTTGAGATGAGGTGTCCTTTCTCCTCCAGATTGCAATTTTCCCTCTATATAATGAAATGAGTTGCTCCGTGGATGTAGACAGTTACTGAACCATGTTAAAATGTTGTGTTTTGAGCCTGGGCATTAATCACAGATCCTAACacattgtttttctcttatgcTTCTTGATTATGTTCATGAAGGCATTTGGGTCAGTCTAGACTTTAGGCTTATGTAGAGTATTCTGGTTTCATATAGAAAGAGCCGTATAGTACAGCATATTATGACACTTAGaggctgtttgtttttgcatttaaaattgCGTATAGCTTGAAAAAGCATgaatttgatgcttttttagtattttccaatggttttgatgtgctgatatcaaaaataaaaacaaatctgaaaaaaaaaaatcattttgatcattttcaagtgaaaaacacttttgaaaagcaCCTTGCACcttaataccaaacacacacttaaTGTTTTAAGACTGAAGTTGTTTAACTAAGTACATATCTAGATTCTTGATGTTCTGTAGAATGGAGATCTGAAGTCATTCATTAAGAGCTCACTTCTGGAGAGTTTACAATAGCTGGCCTATGGGAACTGATTATCTACCGAGATAGTCCAGGATTTTGCTAAATTGAATTGTTGATGAAGACAGGTTTTACTTATGACATCCTCCACTATGGCCGGGGAGGTGGGAGGCGTTCAGAGGAGcacatttattattatcatctgaTGCACATAGTAGTTAAATGTTTTCTTCTCGAGAAACTGGGATaagaataaataatgttttaaaattgtaattcaTGAATAGACTGCATTAATGTGCTGAAAAGAAATGGTTGGTTTCTGGATGGTTGTTTTGATGGAGGTCTATATTTGTAATTTTGGAGCTGGGACAGCTGTTGAATAACGCCTTTTATCTCTGGTATAGGAATGATGTGATCACTATTTGAGACCCCCATTCAACTCCTATACGTATTATATGGCTTTAGAGGTCAatgttctttgtttttactGAAGGTTTCAATCCTTGAGGCATCTTCCATATAAGAAATGTAAGTCTGGTGTTTAGTTTTCCCTACTGTGAGCCCCTTTATGAATTCCCTTCACATACATTGTGAAACTGTGTGTCAGCAATTGTATCGGCAGGCAGGAGAATGTTTCTGCATGTGTGATGCTGGATAGCGCTGAAAAATGAGGTATGTGATGTCCGGCTTTGGAAGGCTGTTGGGATGCGATGATAAAATGAAGGTGTAACTCCTGGCTTTGGAGGCTGTGAGGAGGGGTAAGAATTTATGCATAGAGGAAATAGGAGAGAGAGTTCTTGGGGAGGAAGAGAGAGGTGATAATTTGTTTGGTAGAGCTCCAGCACTCAATTCAtagtctctttttttaaaaaataaaaaataaaaaatcccccTCCCTTGTATCTATATATACTTAATTTCTCACGAGGTAAAGAACATACCTGTTTGCAAGCTATTCCTAAGCAACTCATAAGGTAGTAGCTACTAGCTACTTGTTAGCTGTACAAGTGACTGTATATTTCTGGGTCTTTGCTGGGTTTCATGAGTTAAGTCTGcctacaatataatatatactctgattatttcttaatattttgtcCAATGGCATGGGATCTGTCAGGAGACTTGCCATAAACATTGGTGGTATTGGTCCTGAGCTTAATGGATAAATTGTTAATAATGCGTGTTGGGTCCTTTTGCTAGGCTCCAGTAGGGATGGGAGATTGTAAAATCTTGTGTCATTTCTACTATGTTTGCCATGCATCAAAGCATTTGGATGGAAAAGAACTCAAGAACATTTGATGAATGTTCTCTTTTGAGGAATTACTTTGGGATGGAATTGTTTCCTGGCCTCTCTTTATGGACTTGAGCTTTTGGAGGTTTTTAGAGGAGTCTCCTCAATTGTGGCATCAGGATTGATGTGCTATAGTGCTTTGTCTTTgtccttctttcttcttttttccttttactttgTAGAGAATATCTTGTTATACTTGTGTTTGCATTCCACCTCTTCCAATTCAAATGAACAAGAACAGGTATTCAATAGTTGACTTGGTATCTTAGATGCAGATGTTTGTTTGAGGTCATTGGCTTGAaggcataaaattaaaatatctctTGAGCTAAAGTTTTTACCGATAGTCCTAATTCCTCCTCCTTTGGCTGCTTGTGCAACAATGCATCTAAATGGAAAAGATTATAGGTGATTAGAGAAGCAATGATAATAAAACATGTCTTGTGGTTCTGTTTCTTTCAAGGTTTAATGATTTTGCCCCTAATGAGTCCTCTGCTTGTCAGTAAGTGAGAATGCTGAATTTAGGATGGTTGAACTGACTTTTTCTGAGTGCTCTGATGTACATGCTGCTTAGGGTGTATACATTATAGTTGTGGCATACCTTTTTTGTggcatctttttcttcttatcaGTACCGTCATCTTTATGCTACCTCAACCTGAGCAACGCCAAAATGGAGACGCATTTTCAGTTATTCAGCCATCAATGGAAGTGCATTATAGTATTCATCAAAAAGATTGGCGTGATGATATGGAGAGCCAGCAATTTATATAGACCTGCTAAACTTATCACTCTGCAATTTTGATGTAAACATTTGTTTTTGGTCGTTGTCCCTTCATATCTTtggatttttatgatattttatattccTGTTCAAATTAACCTTTATCACCCAGTTAGGTATTTGATGGGTATTGTGGTTGGTTAATACTTTGAAAACACTATAATACACTCTTGGTAGACCATATGCTCATGCCTTCTGTATTTTTAATGCTGCTTCTGGATGTTCTAAAGTGTCTTGTCATTTTTCTTAAGTTAATCCACTTCATTCATTTCACACAGGAGAATGTCGATCTCATTGATAGGGATGACCAGCAAAATTTTTTGGCGAGTGCTGATTTTCTTGCTAATAATGGCCTGCTGGCATTGATTTCAAATATCCAGGCTGTGGTAACAGAAGTTATTGAGGAGTAAGTGTTTCCATATTGTTTGAAAAATGGCATGTATGTTAAGTAATATTCTACTTAAATCAAGAAGTTGCATTGCATAGATTAAAATAATGGAGCAACATCATATGCAGAAAATTCTGAGTGGATAGTGATGTGTGTTTGCCTCTGTTGATTTGTCttcacttttcaaaataaacatgcaaAAGTCAGAAATTTAACTGAAAATCTTTCAACTAAATTTGAAACTTGGAACTCCATGATTTTCTCAGTCAATCCAGAATGAATCTGGACTATGTTGACTTTGTTCACACTTCATTGACTGCATGAAGAAGTTCACATCATCAGAGACTCCTTTAGGCACATGAGAACAACTCCCAAGCAAATGGGTAGGGGCTCATTAGAATCTCTCATTAAATGAAATCTGTTACAGTAACATCTGCCATAGTGAACAAAAAgctaattttaatgaaaaatgcaAACATGAAGCATCTTTTAGACGGAATGTCTAATGTTTTGACCATTGGACGGTCGCTTAAATTGCTTATAACCGTAATCCGTGCAGAAAGAAGTTGATTGATTTGTTCAACACCACATCTTTTTACGAAACTGTCATGCAAATACTTGACAAGTTTATGAGCTTGGGAAGTCTACATCAATGGATAGATTACTTAATGCCTGAAGATAGTGGGCACTACAAACTAGGCACAAGCTCCAGCATTGACGACACGGTCCTTCCTAATAGCACAAATTTTGATCAGCTTATGGTGGAGGCACGAACAGTGCTATCAAGGTATCTTTCTGTTCTAGAGAGCAAAAAAAAGGGACTTATTATGTTTCAGgcaaaaaatatagttatttttacTCATTTAATTTACACATGGGTGGAAAATTAGTTACATGATTACATTGCTTGGAAGTGCAAACGTCAAGGACTTTTTTGTATTGGTCGACTCAAACTGCTTAGGAATTCCCTTACGAGCAGAGGCTGTAATATTCAATCTCTCAATTGAGATGGATTGAACACCCCCAACCCTTCCTTAGCCAGTAAGCATCCCTGGGCAAGAAATCAGAGATGTAGCTGGCCAAATAGAGAACCAAGCTGAGTTCCTGAATATCCAATCGAGCTTCTCAAGAATAGTACTCCTACTATGCTGACTATTATGCCAAGTGAATCACAACCctgaataaaaaactttaaccaGCTACACATCCTGCACATAACAACCAAAAGTATCTATGTATCCATGCCAAGAAAGATCACCCCTCTATTTGTCCATAGAGCTCATAAtcgcattaaagtcacccaagATGAGCCAGGATTTAGACTGAAATGCAAGAGCTTGTTGTCTCAAGTAGTCCTAAAGATCTTGACGTCTAGTAGGAGTATTGAGACCATACACACAGGTGACCGCAAAGCTGCACTTATCAACCAAGCTAAGGACCTCACATGTGAACTTCTCTAGGTCCCATCCAATAAGAATACTACACTTGATAGCATCCAAGACATTTGACATAAATTGCATAGAAGAGGGATTATTAATTGCAGACTCAACTACCCCCATCTGATTAGAGGCAACTCTAGTCTCGAACAAACCGATAAAACTCAATTTGTGCTTGTTAATCCAAGCCTTTACTGCTATATGTTTTGATGGGCCATTAAGACCCCAAATGTTTCAACTTCCTAGCTCTTTTCCATAATTGAGTGCACATCATCCTCACCTTTGAACTGGAAAATTATGAAGCCTTGTTGGGTTGTCATGATACTGTCAAGGCCAAAGTCTTTCCGAACTCGGCAATAGTATTTACCGCATGGTAAGACATCACATAACCCAAAAAAATTCCAACCGAACAACGGTTCCATTGTGATGTGCTCTCATCAACAACATGgtttgaaattttcaaaattatgccTGTATCTTGCCTCAGGAATGAAGCAATCTTAGCTCGGGTTGtagaatttaacactttcaaccTATCAACCCAAGAGCTTCTTGGCTGGTTAGAGGTATATAAACAAGGGGGAAGAAAGATTTTGACTTGACTGATCTTCAGATTGAGAAGAAAGCCAGTTTGTGGTAGGGGGGgttatggtggtggtggtttttCGTTTCGTGATGGAGTTTTGGGTGGTGGTGGGGTGGGTTTTTTGTGTGGGGCAAGGTGGGTTTCAATTTAGGGTTGGTTTGGGGAGGTCGTGGGGTGGTGTTTGGGGGATTTTTAGTCTTGTCGATGTCCGTGTTGGTGTTGAAACGAACAACATATCTGAAAATTAGCAAAATCTAACGGTGGTCAGAGAAGTTATGGCTCCGATAGCACCGTcctctctttaaaaaattttgaattttggatTTTAGAGAACTTCTCTTGCCTTTAATGGTCATATCCTCTCTGTAGTCCAGACCTGCAACCTTTATGGGATCCAGTTCCTTTCCATCCCTAGATCAATTCTCCAAATCATTATGTCTGAAAAGGTCATTTTTTAGGGAGATTCTCGATTGATTCAGCTTGAAAGACTCTCTAGgacaaggttgtcaaaaacctttttttaacacaacacagaatatacaatataaactcatatcgtaaactcgaatcgtaaaatcgtaaaattagtaaaatatttaacaaattgTATATTGACAATTCcattcaagtaataaataataatataacacaattaaattaaaagtgaaataaacaatacaaatgttcaaacatcttaaaatacataattcaaataaaaatccatacatggtttaaataacttaaaaatacaatataatacaattatgtccatataatttcattaactaaaaattaattcttaccAAATCTTCTCGAAGACCAAAGTCAGGTGAAATTCAGATATAATATTCAGGTGAAAAAACCAATCATGACCAAATTCCTTAGGCTATAATTAAAGAGGAGAGTGAGAGGGGCAGAGATGGAGTAACCTCTCCAGCACCATGCAAGCGACTTGTCAAGAGGGTGGTTAAGAAGGCTCATAGGGGCTCTATGACCTTTTTCCAAGTTTTCCTCTCTCATACAAGACGAATATTTGGCAATGTCACTTGCATCTTTCTTACAATTATTTTACAAGCACACCAAATACAACAAAGGATGGCATGATTGAGCTACAGTCTTCTTTTAATCCCTTATGCACGCACGCATATAGATCTACGATCTCTTCGATGCAATTACTTGTTGTGATTAAATAGGAACATATAGATCTATAATCTTTACTGCGGTTGCAGATACCGGTAGTTGAAAACAGAAGAGAAAATCACATGACATACCTTTTCAGCTGATCTGAAGCGAGAAGGCCAAGACAATATGTCTGAATCTCAAATGATGGGAGTTATTGCTCTTCTCTTCGACTTCGTCTCTCAGTTTTTAGCAGCGGCGGCAGCTTTGAAATTCATGCAAGGCAATGGGGTTGAGAATTTGAGATTTGAGCAAAGGGGAAAGGGGAGATTGGGGGGTGGGGACTGTGGGTGGAGTGTCGGGGGACTCAGGGACAAGGACTCATGGAGTGACTCGTTCGGTTAGcaaattttttaactttggtCAAACTCGTGAAATCAGTCTGGCTTTGCTGGTTTACCGAATTTGATTAATTTCGAGTTTTTAACCCGATTTCACACATTATATACATGTCGCCTcgtcaaattatataattttacgagtcaaaTCGTGATTTTGACAACATTGTTCCAGGATACCAGACCCAAAGATACTATGCACCATTTACCCTGGTTCTCGGGCCATATCCCAAGGCATTCCCTCATCCTTTGGCTTGCTTCTTTAGGTCGGCTTCATACTATGGATGTCCTTTCTCATTATCCTATAGCCTAATCTTGTGTCATGACATGGGAAAGAATTGAAATAACCCCCGAGCTCTCCGATCCTTTCATTTTTGCTGCAAATACCTCCGAAGTTCCCCTCCCCTGCGTCATTTCCCTATTTTCCTTCCCTCCTTTTTTGTTGGTGGCTCCCTGCTTGCATGGACCTGTGCTTGCTGCTCTGGGATTTCAGTATCTGGAGATTCTTTCCCTCTTTCCAGTTGTCTTTTAACATGACAACATTAAAGAGCTTGTTGTTATCCAccttgaaataatttttcattacatGCCTTCAATGTTTTTGTGCTTGGCTTGCCTGGTAGCAGTTGAAAACTGagatattgaaaattaataaaactaactCTATTTGGGCTCCTTTAAAATAGAATTTGTTGTTTTTCCCCTTGCAGTGCTGAATTTGGTAAAATCATGGGAATATCTTTGAAAGTGGCAGTGGATGCACTGGTGGAGGATATGGAAGCTCAGTGTCAGTCCACTGGGGCAAGTCTAACATCGGGGATGCCACTGGCAAAACTTCTATCACGAGTTATGCAGATAGTACCATCGTTACTCCGTGAAGCAAGCCAAAACCAGTTTATCAAAATCATCCGGACTGTACCAGAAGTTGAACTGTTCTTCACTCTCCTCTATGCAAACAACCTTGTAGACTAGTGAGCATGATTGTATCCTAATCCATGTCccttttttttgagttttggcTTTCATACAAGGGGTGCCGGCGCTAAAATTTGCATGGTACCAGGCTTGGGGTCTGCAAATGTGAACTGCTTGAAAGGATTCAAAAGAGAGTCAAAAGATATTTCATTGAAATTGTAATTCTTTATTAACTCTTAATATCTTCATTGAGTGCATTACCATTGTCATATGTCATTTACTTCGGGACGGATGCTGTCTTTTTGTGCTGTTAAATCTGGAAAAATGACAGAAGTAGAAAGTCTCCAACTATGCATGAAGCACAAGAGTGTTTTGTCCCTGTCCGGCATGTCTTTGAAGAGATTTCATTTCGGTTGTGCGACTTTCTTGTTCCATCTCCTGGTGGgcctgctattttttttgttgtaaagaTGCTTGAAGGGAACCTGCTCTTACCATATCTGATGAGGCGCTTCCTTTTTCAAAGTGGCTGCCatcccaataatttttttttagattagtgTCGGTGTttggattaatttatatatattttaattaattttataaattctaaaattaataacgaTGTAATCATCAATTTAAAAGCTTAATCAGCCAAGTTATTCTTTTAAGGTTTCATCCGAGTAATTTTCTAAGCCAATGTGATGCGGCGAGTCAATGATGGAAGTTTTAAAGCTATTTGTCAGTTTAGGGATGATTAATGGGCTAGCTGAAATCTTGGCCAAAACAGTAATTCTGGTCTTCAATGAAGAGGAACATGCTCTACCTGTCAAAGCGGTTGAATTGTACagtaattttctaaattttgtaCGTCCTGAATTAGTCATTTTAATTCATGCttgctaaattattttaatggtcGTCTTGGCAATATGACATAGAACACCCCACAGTCAAGGACTTGAAGTcagtaaaacaaaacaaaaaagagaccAAATTCACGTTAGGAGAAAAAAGGCCTTCCATTCCGCTCTCATTGGTTTGTGATGTGTTTGGAGAATGCTCGTCGGACCTAAAATAAGTTTTAGTTAAATGAGCCAATCTTAGATCATTTACTAGCTCCTTTGTTTTTGTATCAtgggtaaaaatattatttttaattaaaaaacataaagatgaaACCTAATGC belongs to Populus nigra chromosome 18, ddPopNigr1.1, whole genome shotgun sequence and includes:
- the LOC133678947 gene encoding peroxisome biogenesis protein 3-2-like isoform X2 encodes the protein MERELARQRANDELIKAQLQAHFENVQLIADTTLPHAMQYLRSRIAEELDLSQLTERLQKGKGKPYTLTSSEKLELWDRLKILSFTQMVVSLWAVTILSLYIKVQVNILGRHLYIDTARGLGSSLLLENVDLIDRDDQQNFLASADFLANNGLLALISNIQAVVTEVIEEKKLIDLFNTTSFYETVMQILDKFMSLGSLHQWIDYLMPEDSGHYKLGTSSSIDDTVLPNSTNFDQLMVEARTVLSSAEFGKIMGISLKVAVDALVEDMEAQCQSTGASLTSGMPLAKLLSRVMQIVPSLLREASQNQFIKIIRTVPEVELFFTLLYANNLVD
- the LOC133678947 gene encoding peroxisome biogenesis protein 3-1-like isoform X3, producing the protein MLSLRNFWRRHRSKILITAGVLGSGYFLYRLYNAHEQRLADMERELARQRANDELIKAQLQAHFENVQLIADTTLPHAMQYLRSRIAEELDLSQLTERLQKGKGKPYTLTSSEKLELWDRLKILSFTQMVVSLWAVTILSLYIKVQVNILGRHLYIDTARGLGSSLLLENVDLIDRDDQQNFLASADFLANNGLLALISNIQAVVTEVIEDAEFGKIMGISLKVAVDALVEDMEAQCQSTGASLTSGMPLAKLLSRVMQIVPSLLREASQNQFIKIIRTVPEVELFFTLLYANNLVD
- the LOC133678947 gene encoding peroxisome biogenesis protein 3-2-like isoform X1, whose translation is MLSLRNFWRRHRSKILITAGVLGSGYFLYRLYNAHEQRLADMERELARQRANDELIKAQLQAHFENVQLIADTTLPHAMQYLRSRIAEELDLSQLTERLQKGKGKPYTLTSSEKLELWDRLKILSFTQMVVSLWAVTILSLYIKVQVNILGRHLYIDTARGLGSSLLLENVDLIDRDDQQNFLASADFLANNGLLALISNIQAVVTEVIEEKKLIDLFNTTSFYETVMQILDKFMSLGSLHQWIDYLMPEDSGHYKLGTSSSIDDTVLPNSTNFDQLMVEARTVLSSAEFGKIMGISLKVAVDALVEDMEAQCQSTGASLTSGMPLAKLLSRVMQIVPSLLREASQNQFIKIIRTVPEVELFFTLLYANNLVD